A region of Acidithiobacillus ferridurans DNA encodes the following proteins:
- a CDS encoding TrbC/VirB2 family protein — translation MKKQFKSLFSGVRKVGAMGLMILTPGMAFASTSGGVFSPITGQMGTVLTGMQDMGGLVAAGGVVATGLAWWHGGEHKKAMMIGLGATIGGIAMANAKSLATSITGGATMGQASTLGLVASHALHIVGL, via the coding sequence ATGAAAAAGCAATTCAAGTCTCTGTTTTCCGGTGTTCGCAAGGTCGGCGCAATGGGCCTGATGATTTTAACTCCCGGCATGGCGTTCGCGTCCACGTCGGGCGGGGTGTTTTCTCCAATTACCGGGCAGATGGGCACGGTCCTGACGGGTATGCAGGATATGGGCGGGCTGGTCGCCGCTGGCGGTGTCGTCGCCACGGGCCTTGCCTGGTGGCACGGTGGCGAGCACAAGAAGGCCATGATGATTGGTCTGGGTGCGACGATTGGCGGTATTGCCATGGCTAACGCGAAATCGCTGGCCACCAGCATCACCGGTGGCGCCACGATGGGGCAGGCGAGCACTCTGGGCCTTGTCGCATCCCACGCTTTGCACATCGTAGGTCTCTAA
- a CDS encoding VirB3 family type IV secretion system protein encodes MAAEYTRRLPLHPSLTKPMLVAGGEREATFALWFACLSVPIMTSLWFIPVGIIVGGVGQSFLRSLAKRDPQALGVVRRHWSQQAAYLSGASAYAPIKYKAPKEQTQSAASGGLLKGLSKLTGKKK; translated from the coding sequence ATGGCGGCGGAGTACACCCGCCGTCTACCGCTTCACCCCTCACTCACCAAGCCGATGCTAGTGGCGGGCGGTGAACGGGAGGCCACGTTCGCCCTTTGGTTCGCCTGTCTTTCTGTACCGATTATGACCTCTCTCTGGTTTATTCCTGTGGGGATTATCGTTGGTGGAGTAGGGCAGTCGTTTTTACGTTCTTTGGCCAAGCGCGACCCACAAGCATTGGGCGTTGTGCGTCGGCACTGGAGTCAGCAAGCCGCTTACCTGAGCGGTGCAAGCGCTTATGCGCCGATTAAATACAAGGCACCCAAAGAACAGACGCAAAGTGCGGCGTCCGGTGGTCTGCTCAAAGGTTTATCCAAACTTACGGGGAAGAAGAAATAA
- a CDS encoding VirB4 family type IV secretion/conjugal transfer ATPase, giving the protein MLALKQYRDKALGLPDLLNIAFLMDGWQTEAGEMAVAMQKDGSFLAGFRYDGPDLESQSTRDLEGLSAIWNNAVSRLGTDWGIHVTAIREPADDYIDMSECAFGDPVSRLIETERRTQFGMETGHYVSRYGITIAWRTPIDAEMQLVSAMVKKKTSKNTERSGEDAFRDILARYRQMIEVIMGIFRSGYRVKAMDADGLLTHVHECLTGSPYRINAPRIPAYLDALLGHHDFVGGLEPSIDGEDIRVVTALGYPGQTFPEMLEHLHSMPFPLRYTLRFLPLDQADAVADMGKIRDRWFGSRQSVKSLLAEKVGGEAPGQLTADDTVVNLALDAKQAVNEAREGAVKFGNFSLSVVLRSSNEKVLAERVKAIKEFFDNAGYIAHLETTNTVEAFLGSIPGHLYENIRRPLMHSLNFADFAPKTEIWAGEARCPSPLMKMPDGRKAPPLLYAATTGNTPFRLNLHVGDLGHTLIAGMTGGGKSTLLALLAAQWQRYHGARVIGFDKGMSLYTLTEGMRGQHYDLNGPTSDLFFAPLQHVDDPAEAAFAADWVEALATLQGVAITSTERTAIRDAVHGLARESGRSLTALVQMIQNRELKDALQYYTLTGQTGDLLDAETDGLSLSNASNMTFEMSHLMNGSPTMHLVTVPVLLYLFHRIEQMLDGRPTMIILDEAWTFLDNPLFMAKLRQWLKELRKKNALVVFATQSLADLKNSPLLPVLKESCPTKIFLPNQAAASQDLRPLYIDMGMNDRQIELLAMSTPKQDYYLFTPEGQRRIQFGMGPVALAFCGVSDPREVKRVMELKVQEGDRWPIAWLKECLPPSIRDGWVRHAETLF; this is encoded by the coding sequence ATGCTCGCTCTGAAACAGTACCGCGACAAAGCGCTGGGTCTTCCGGATCTGCTGAATATCGCTTTTTTGATGGATGGCTGGCAGACCGAAGCCGGGGAAATGGCCGTCGCCATGCAAAAGGACGGCAGTTTTCTTGCAGGGTTCCGTTACGATGGCCCGGATCTCGAAAGCCAGTCTACACGGGACCTGGAAGGACTTTCTGCCATCTGGAACAACGCGGTCTCGCGCCTTGGTACGGACTGGGGCATTCACGTTACGGCGATTCGTGAACCGGCGGACGACTACATCGATATGTCCGAGTGTGCATTCGGCGATCCTGTGTCGCGCCTCATCGAGACCGAGCGCAGGACGCAGTTTGGAATGGAAACGGGCCACTATGTGAGCCGCTACGGGATCACCATCGCCTGGCGCACCCCTATCGACGCCGAGATGCAACTGGTATCCGCGATGGTCAAGAAAAAGACCAGCAAAAACACGGAAAGGTCGGGTGAAGATGCGTTCCGGGATATATTGGCCCGTTATCGCCAGATGATCGAAGTGATCATGGGCATTTTCAGGTCTGGATACCGGGTGAAGGCCATGGATGCCGACGGACTGCTGACCCATGTACATGAATGTCTGACCGGCTCCCCGTACCGCATCAACGCACCCCGCATTCCGGCCTACCTGGATGCGCTTCTCGGTCATCATGATTTTGTGGGCGGGCTGGAACCGTCCATTGACGGCGAAGATATTCGCGTGGTGACGGCGCTGGGCTATCCCGGCCAGACCTTTCCGGAGATGCTGGAGCATCTGCACAGTATGCCTTTTCCGCTTCGCTACACGCTCCGCTTCCTGCCTCTGGATCAGGCGGATGCAGTGGCGGACATGGGAAAGATCCGGGATCGCTGGTTTGGTTCGCGCCAGAGCGTGAAATCGCTGCTGGCTGAAAAAGTAGGTGGTGAAGCTCCCGGCCAACTGACCGCCGACGATACGGTGGTCAATCTTGCTCTGGATGCCAAACAGGCCGTCAACGAAGCGCGAGAGGGCGCCGTGAAGTTCGGCAACTTCTCGCTGTCCGTGGTGTTGCGCTCGTCCAATGAAAAAGTGCTGGCTGAACGGGTAAAGGCGATCAAGGAATTCTTTGACAATGCGGGCTATATCGCGCACTTAGAGACGACGAACACGGTAGAGGCGTTCCTGGGGAGCATTCCTGGTCACCTTTACGAAAACATTCGGCGTCCGCTGATGCACTCGCTGAATTTTGCGGATTTCGCGCCCAAGACGGAAATCTGGGCGGGGGAAGCCCGTTGTCCAAGTCCTCTCATGAAGATGCCCGACGGGCGCAAGGCACCGCCGTTGCTGTATGCGGCGACCACGGGCAACACGCCTTTTCGTTTAAATTTGCATGTGGGTGATCTGGGGCACACCTTGATTGCGGGTATGACCGGCGGTGGCAAGAGTACACTCCTGGCGCTGCTGGCGGCACAGTGGCAACGCTACCATGGCGCACGGGTGATCGGCTTCGATAAAGGCATGAGCCTTTATACGCTCACGGAAGGGATGCGCGGTCAGCACTATGATCTGAATGGGCCGACTTCTGACTTGTTCTTTGCGCCCCTGCAGCACGTCGATGATCCCGCCGAGGCTGCTTTTGCTGCGGATTGGGTGGAGGCCCTGGCCACACTACAGGGCGTGGCCATCACCTCAACGGAGCGCACAGCGATTCGGGATGCCGTACACGGTTTAGCTCGGGAGTCTGGACGTTCGCTCACAGCACTTGTACAGATGATTCAGAACCGCGAACTCAAGGACGCCCTGCAGTATTACACGCTCACCGGACAAACCGGTGACTTGCTCGACGCGGAAACGGATGGACTGAGTCTTTCTAACGCATCGAACATGACGTTCGAGATGAGCCACCTGATGAACGGCAGCCCAACGATGCACCTGGTGACCGTTCCGGTTCTGCTGTATCTCTTCCATCGCATCGAACAGATGCTGGATGGTCGGCCAACCATGATCATTCTCGATGAAGCGTGGACCTTTCTGGATAACCCACTGTTTATGGCGAAGCTGCGGCAGTGGCTGAAGGAACTCCGGAAGAAAAATGCCCTCGTCGTTTTCGCCACGCAGTCGCTGGCGGATCTCAAGAACAGCCCACTGCTTCCAGTGCTGAAGGAATCCTGTCCGACGAAAATCTTCCTGCCCAACCAGGCGGCCGCCAGTCAGGATTTGCGGCCTTTGTATATCGACATGGGGATGAACGACCGGCAGATCGAATTGCTGGCCATGTCCACTCCGAAGCAGGACTACTACCTGTTCACCCCCGAAGGGCAGCGCCGGATTCAGTTTGGCATGGGACCGGTGGCGCTCGCTTTTTGCGGTGTTTCCGATCCGCGTGAGGTCAAGCGGGTAATGGAGTTGAAGGTGCAGGAGGGGGATCGTTGGCCGATAGCATGGCTCAAAGAGTGCCTGCCGCCCAGCATCCGGGATGGTTGGGTACGGCATGCGGAAACCTTGTTTTGA
- the trbJ gene encoding P-type conjugative transfer protein TrbJ, whose translation MKRKIYVLAMSAALAMVSTSAFASGEIAGATFPQQIIQEATAVQQLAKQAQEVSTQISMYTNDIERYQNMVTNTLNMPAATFAQIWNPLVGSIQKLTSIYNQAQALGYAGQNIGSQLAQEYQGAGNSIQNLSSVYANWNQTTNTDMEDALQSQHLAAANFATQDSSMQTIQNAAQSAQGREQVAAAAVAAANVTTKSIQQLEQITMAGQDAVLAYQRQEKAQKNVSSQEAANSLFSGGTNNSSLLP comes from the coding sequence ATGAAAAGGAAAATCTATGTACTGGCGATGAGTGCCGCGTTGGCAATGGTGTCCACATCGGCTTTCGCCAGCGGCGAAATTGCCGGTGCCACGTTCCCCCAGCAAATCATTCAGGAGGCTACGGCAGTCCAGCAGTTGGCCAAGCAGGCGCAAGAGGTCTCCACACAGATCAGCATGTACACTAACGACATTGAGCGTTACCAGAACATGGTGACCAACACTCTGAATATGCCGGCGGCCACGTTCGCACAGATCTGGAATCCGCTGGTGGGTTCCATCCAGAAGCTCACGTCCATTTATAATCAGGCGCAGGCGTTGGGTTACGCTGGCCAGAACATTGGGTCTCAACTGGCTCAGGAATATCAGGGCGCCGGCAACTCGATCCAAAACCTGTCCTCTGTATACGCCAACTGGAACCAGACGACCAACACCGACATGGAGGACGCCTTGCAGTCCCAGCACTTGGCGGCGGCAAACTTCGCCACTCAGGACTCGTCCATGCAGACAATTCAGAATGCGGCGCAGTCCGCTCAGGGTCGGGAACAGGTCGCCGCCGCCGCCGTGGCTGCGGCCAACGTGACCACCAAGTCGATCCAGCAACTGGAGCAGATCACCATGGCCGGGCAAGACGCGGTACTGGCGTATCAGCGGCAGGAGAAGGCACAGAAGAATGTGTCTTCGCAGGAGGCTGCGAACAGTCTCTTCTCCGGCGGCACAAATAATTCCAGTCTTTTGCCGTAA
- a CDS encoding EexN family lipoprotein — MKKMLLLAMLGAMLAGCAHQPVYTEHYYRTHKAALKKEIAFCGKAEKLSNSEEKNCQTAKTVQSDEGAAAIFSGGTNNPALLP, encoded by the coding sequence ATGAAAAAAATGCTATTGCTTGCCATGTTGGGTGCCATGCTGGCTGGTTGCGCACACCAACCCGTGTACACCGAACACTATTATCGGACGCACAAGGCGGCGCTTAAAAAGGAAATTGCCTTTTGCGGGAAGGCGGAAAAGCTGTCGAATAGCGAAGAAAAGAACTGCCAAACAGCAAAAACTGTGCAGTCAGATGAAGGTGCGGCTGCCATTTTCTCTGGCGGCACAAACAACCCGGCTTTGCTGCCGTAA
- the trbL gene encoding P-type conjugative transfer protein TrbL, translating to MQSALSGKILPWQSIMQTAATSLFYALAAVEVSVLFLNHVLQKRGHEDLFSGIIKKVVTLGFFLTVLDNCGTWIPAIINGLAGGASALGVTAVTPGKIATEALQAFLGIALAPVAAATHDLGNTLSDIFSGNFSGAFSSAAKTVANSNPVALLVNTLLCGIIGLLAGLGILVMALEFLMVEIESYLVIALGVIMLAGGGLRWTSKYVGTYFDYAVNVGVRLFILTALAFLVTYSIVPIIQTTLENVTNPLQAGFEVLILGAVIALLPRKASSIASSLLSGQSSFSGGELAKEGGMIAGGTVAAGAGGAALAGGLAGGLAGGGLSAAAGAGGTAGAGGSLAGAAGASGGGGAAAGVAAPEAGAMSAGGGAESGVGAGNAVPAPSAPASGGASGGRTPQAAKGVQAPSSSARSSGPAESSKGVPAPASESSTPASGGGEQTSGPANTGASESQPEAAGAPANAVPAPAAAPTGNAIPAPSASGGGAPQTAKGVQAPAPESNAPASGTGGQGDTGSSASESGSDVPTNAVPAPAPVSAPSGGGQGSTPVASAPASAPSGGAPGGSSSPTPSAPESPTIKDKLYNYALDKVMQPIHHAEDVAIGGKDTPIKGSGISTEHGSDFN from the coding sequence GTGCAAAGCGCACTGAGCGGCAAGATACTTCCTTGGCAAAGCATCATGCAGACGGCGGCCACGTCACTCTTTTACGCATTGGCTGCTGTTGAAGTTTCCGTCCTTTTTCTGAATCATGTCCTGCAAAAGCGCGGGCATGAAGATCTTTTTTCCGGCATCATCAAGAAGGTCGTCACACTAGGCTTTTTTCTGACGGTGCTGGACAATTGCGGCACCTGGATTCCGGCGATTATTAACGGGTTGGCTGGTGGCGCATCCGCGCTGGGCGTGACGGCTGTAACGCCCGGAAAGATAGCGACGGAAGCGCTTCAAGCGTTTCTCGGAATTGCTTTGGCCCCGGTCGCCGCAGCTACTCACGACCTGGGCAATACCCTCAGCGATATTTTCAGTGGAAACTTCTCTGGGGCTTTCTCTTCTGCGGCCAAGACCGTTGCCAACAGCAACCCGGTGGCGCTCCTGGTGAATACGCTTTTGTGCGGAATCATTGGCCTGCTGGCGGGTCTTGGTATTCTGGTCATGGCGCTGGAGTTCTTGATGGTTGAAATCGAGAGCTATCTCGTCATAGCTCTCGGCGTGATCATGCTGGCCGGCGGCGGTTTACGATGGACATCCAAATATGTAGGCACGTATTTCGACTATGCGGTGAATGTGGGTGTACGACTTTTTATATTGACTGCTCTGGCTTTTCTGGTGACTTATAGCATCGTACCCATTATTCAAACGACCCTGGAGAATGTCACCAATCCCCTGCAGGCAGGCTTTGAGGTGCTTATATTGGGTGCCGTCATTGCGCTGCTTCCGCGCAAGGCATCCAGCATAGCCAGCAGCCTGTTGAGCGGTCAATCCTCCTTTTCAGGGGGAGAACTGGCCAAGGAAGGTGGGATGATCGCCGGTGGAACGGTGGCGGCAGGAGCGGGCGGTGCCGCCCTGGCGGGCGGACTGGCTGGCGGGCTTGCGGGAGGTGGATTATCCGCAGCAGCGGGTGCTGGCGGCACTGCCGGGGCCGGTGGCAGTCTTGCAGGTGCTGCAGGTGCCAGTGGTGGGGGAGGGGCAGCGGCAGGCGTTGCCGCCCCAGAAGCGGGGGCGATGTCGGCAGGCGGTGGTGCCGAATCGGGAGTCGGTGCGGGCAATGCTGTACCGGCTCCGAGTGCGCCCGCCAGTGGCGGGGCTAGTGGTGGCAGAACGCCTCAAGCGGCCAAGGGTGTGCAAGCCCCTTCGTCGAGTGCGCGGTCCAGCGGTCCAGCCGAATCCTCGAAGGGCGTGCCGGCACCCGCCTCGGAATCCAGCACCCCGGCGTCTGGCGGCGGAGAGCAGACGAGTGGGCCAGCGAATACAGGGGCAAGTGAGTCACAGCCTGAAGCTGCAGGTGCCCCGGCCAATGCCGTACCGGCGCCTGCCGCCGCCCCCACGGGCAATGCTATACCGGCTCCGAGTGCTAGTGGGGGCGGCGCACCTCAAACGGCCAAAGGCGTACAAGCGCCTGCTCCCGAATCCAATGCCCCGGCATCCGGTACAGGCGGGCAGGGTGACACCGGATCGAGCGCGAGCGAGTCCGGTTCCGATGTGCCGACCAATGCCGTCCCGGCTCCGGCTCCAGTCAGCGCCCCTTCTGGTGGTGGACAGGGGAGCACTCCGGTTGCCAGCGCACCTGCAAGTGCGCCAAGTGGCGGTGCCCCTGGTGGTTCGTCCAGTCCGACCCCGTCAGCGCCAGAGTCACCCACCATAAAGGATAAGCTATATAATTATGCGCTCGATAAGGTTATGCAGCCCATACACCATGCCGAAGATGTGGCAATTGGAGGAAAGGATACGCCAATTAAAGGCTCAGGGATAAGCACAGAACACGGGAGTGACTTTAACTAA